A genomic window from Tolypothrix sp. PCC 7910 includes:
- a CDS encoding S-layer homology domain-containing protein, whose product MLKEKALSILLLNKLQPKFLSLGITLVTGLLLSTAMSTHSAAAEDRLVTENPNNESTAAEKPQEHSAALRNLTQQNIDWGKVALEDSHPNVEFSSSQNPQASLAGSNISVKPNADLRPNLVTSPKTDALAKQTTKSDQLLESLSRQMEQGRRFQEKQLQTPHNQTQIAQQTTLSDIQGNWAQSFIELLTQRGIIQGFPDGTFRPDEPVTRAQFAAMLQKAFQKAPVRNAIEFVDIPANYWGKDAIETAYKTGFLQGYPGNVFKPDQNIPRVQALVALVSGLNLSTTTPASTVLNNYFQDAAQIPDYALQQVSAAAESLLIVNYPNVQILNPNQVATRAEVAAFIYQALVKNGAAPGLTASETATQYIVGYKPSENVAQSTPDVEQLRQSFLLPSLPSEQLRALTSRIVSVPGSSLTSPTAFGAQFGDLFAGASYQSRTRFVNKDDGGLVFGFGLGERRTVGLEVAVSSFSTFRQGFFENGGVSFKLHRLFSNNMAIAFGVENAITFGSPDGGSSVYGVVSKVFPLQNDSTKPFSSVTMSVGLGGGRFRSERDVQQRIDSVNVFGSVGLRVIEPISLIADWTGQDLTIGTSIAPFRNFPLVITPAVADITGNAGDGARFILGVGFGYSF is encoded by the coding sequence GTGTTAAAAGAAAAAGCCTTAAGTATACTATTACTCAACAAACTTCAGCCTAAGTTCTTGAGCTTAGGAATAACCTTAGTAACTGGTCTTCTGTTGTCTACAGCTATGTCAACGCATTCTGCCGCGGCTGAAGACAGGCTAGTAACTGAAAATCCCAATAACGAATCAACTGCAGCCGAGAAACCACAAGAGCATTCTGCGGCTCTCAGGAATTTGACACAGCAGAATATAGATTGGGGAAAAGTAGCTTTAGAAGATAGCCATCCTAATGTTGAATTCAGTTCTTCGCAAAACCCACAAGCATCTCTAGCTGGTTCTAACATTAGCGTCAAACCCAATGCAGACTTGAGACCAAACTTGGTAACGTCTCCAAAGACAGATGCTTTAGCAAAACAGACTACTAAATCCGATCAATTACTAGAATCCTTGTCTCGTCAAATGGAACAGGGCAGAAGATTCCAGGAAAAGCAGCTACAGACTCCACACAACCAGACTCAAATTGCTCAGCAGACAACGTTATCAGACATTCAAGGCAATTGGGCCCAAAGTTTTATTGAACTTCTCACCCAACGAGGGATAATTCAAGGTTTTCCCGATGGCACTTTCCGTCCAGACGAACCAGTAACACGCGCTCAATTTGCAGCTATGCTTCAGAAAGCTTTTCAGAAAGCTCCTGTTCGCAATGCGATTGAGTTTGTAGACATACCTGCCAATTATTGGGGTAAAGATGCAATCGAAACAGCTTACAAGACAGGTTTTCTCCAAGGTTATCCAGGTAATGTCTTTAAGCCTGACCAAAATATTCCTCGTGTTCAAGCTTTAGTAGCTTTGGTTAGTGGTCTGAATCTTTCTACCACCACACCAGCATCAACAGTATTGAATAACTATTTTCAGGATGCTGCTCAGATTCCTGATTATGCGCTTCAACAAGTCTCTGCTGCTGCTGAGAGTCTTTTAATTGTCAATTATCCCAATGTACAGATTCTCAATCCCAATCAAGTAGCTACAAGAGCAGAAGTAGCGGCGTTTATCTATCAAGCTTTAGTTAAGAATGGAGCTGCTCCGGGACTCACAGCCTCTGAAACTGCAACCCAGTATATTGTAGGCTACAAACCATCAGAAAATGTTGCTCAATCGACACCAGACGTTGAACAGTTACGCCAAAGTTTTCTGCTGCCATCATTACCCTCAGAACAATTGCGGGCTCTCACATCAAGAATCGTCAGTGTTCCAGGCTCATCTTTGACCAGCCCTACTGCCTTTGGCGCGCAATTTGGCGATTTATTCGCTGGTGCTAGCTATCAATCGAGGACACGCTTTGTCAATAAAGATGATGGTGGATTGGTGTTTGGGTTTGGTCTAGGAGAAAGGCGAACAGTAGGTTTAGAAGTTGCTGTTTCTTCTTTTTCTACTTTCCGGCAAGGCTTTTTCGAGAATGGTGGTGTGAGCTTTAAGCTCCATCGTTTATTCTCCAATAATATGGCGATCGCTTTTGGCGTAGAGAATGCAATTACATTTGGTTCTCCCGATGGTGGCAGCAGTGTCTATGGCGTTGTTAGTAAAGTCTTTCCGTTGCAAAACGATAGTACCAAACCATTTAGCTCCGTTACGATGTCTGTAGGTTTAGGGGGCGGTCGTTTCCGCTCTGAAAGAGATGTACAACAACGCATAGACTCAGTGAATGTGTTTGGCAGTGTGGGATTAAGAGTAATTGAACCGATATCCCTAATTGCAGACTGGACTGGTCAAGATTTAACAATAGGTACTTCCATTGCCCCTTTCCGAAATTTTCCACTAGTAATTACTCCAGCGGTAGCTGATATTACAGGCAATGCTGGTGATGGTGCTAGATTTATTCTAGGCGTGGGTTTTGGCTATTCTTTCTAA
- a CDS encoding peptide ligase PGM1-related protein has protein sequence MVTANISELDQVDEFRRLQSTLRDRWKTIELFDNSEADILIIPSLSIDQRELQKVEGCEHYEERLLFSLIRLRNPRTRLIYVTSMPLHPSIIDYYLQLLPGIPFSHARNRLLLLSTYDSSLKPLSQKILERPRLIERIRQSLRHEKSFMVCYNSTSLEAELSLKLNVPLYAAAPDLQIWGSKSGSRQIFAECGVPHPDGSQRVWNQKDLAVAASELWERQPTLQRMVVKLNEGISGEGNALLDLRPIMNVAPGEAGTAQRIAAISDRFATMRFQASQETWANFSGRITELGAIVEAFVEGEIKRSPSVQGRITPTGEVEILSTHDQILGGPDGQIYLGCRFPADERYRLELQHLGLQVGRKLAQKGALERFGVDFIAVDQGNGQWDIQAIEINLRKGGTTHPFMTLKLLTNGRYDLSTGLFYSQQGRPKYYIATDNLQKDRYQGLLPNDLMDIIAHYRLHFDSCTETGTVFHLMGCLSQFGKLGLTSIGDSLQQAEDIYNKVVKVIDQESRSDNQNSLSFSDYAFPLIWDGHSPSP, from the coding sequence ATGGTAACAGCTAATATTTCTGAGTTAGACCAGGTTGATGAGTTCCGCCGTCTGCAATCAACTTTACGCGATCGCTGGAAAACTATCGAGCTATTCGATAACAGTGAGGCAGATATTTTAATTATTCCTTCTTTGAGTATCGATCAGCGAGAACTCCAAAAGGTTGAAGGCTGCGAACATTATGAAGAAAGACTATTATTTTCTTTAATTCGGTTACGAAATCCGCGCACAAGGTTAATTTATGTAACATCAATGCCGTTGCATCCTAGTATTATTGATTACTATCTGCAACTACTACCTGGAATACCTTTTTCCCATGCCCGCAATCGTTTACTATTACTTTCTACTTATGATTCTTCGCTCAAACCTCTTAGCCAAAAGATTCTAGAACGTCCTCGGTTAATAGAGAGAATTCGCCAATCTTTGCGCCATGAAAAATCATTCATGGTTTGTTACAATTCCACATCTTTGGAAGCAGAATTATCTTTAAAATTAAATGTACCTTTGTACGCTGCTGCACCAGATTTGCAGATTTGGGGTTCCAAAAGTGGTAGTCGGCAAATATTTGCCGAATGTGGTGTCCCGCATCCAGATGGTAGCCAAAGGGTTTGGAATCAGAAGGATTTAGCAGTAGCTGCTAGTGAGTTATGGGAACGCCAGCCGACATTGCAACGCATGGTAGTGAAACTCAATGAAGGTATTTCTGGCGAAGGAAATGCGTTGCTAGATTTAAGGCCAATCATGAATGTAGCACCTGGAGAAGCTGGTACTGCTCAAAGAATTGCCGCAATTAGCGATCGCTTTGCAACTATGCGCTTTCAAGCTAGCCAAGAGACTTGGGCTAATTTTTCTGGACGTATTACCGAATTAGGGGCCATTGTTGAGGCCTTTGTCGAAGGGGAAATAAAGCGATCGCCTAGCGTCCAAGGGCGTATTACACCCACAGGTGAAGTCGAAATTCTCTCCACTCACGACCAAATCTTGGGAGGGCCAGATGGGCAAATTTATCTTGGTTGTCGATTTCCCGCAGATGAACGCTATCGATTGGAATTGCAGCATCTAGGTTTGCAAGTTGGAAGAAAACTTGCCCAGAAAGGTGCTTTAGAAAGGTTTGGCGTAGATTTTATCGCTGTTGATCAGGGTAATGGACAGTGGGATATTCAGGCGATCGAAATTAATCTGCGTAAAGGTGGGACTACCCATCCCTTCATGACGCTGAAATTATTAACCAACGGTCGCTATGACCTATCTACTGGGTTATTTTATAGTCAACAAGGTCGTCCCAAATATTACATTGCTACCGACAACCTGCAAAAAGACCGCTATCAAGGATTATTACCTAATGATTTGATGGATATTATCGCCCACTACAGATTACATTTTGATAGCTGCACGGAGACAGGTACAGTATTTCATCTCATGGGTTGTCTATCGCAGTTTGGCAAGTTGGGATTAACTAGCATCGGTGACTCCCTACAGCAAGCTGAAGATATATATAACAAGGTTGTGAAAGTCATTGATCAAGAAAGCCGCAGCGATAATCAAAATTCACTGTCATTTTCAGATTATGCCTTTCCCTTAATTTGGGATGGACATAGTCCTAGCCCGTAA
- a CDS encoding SDR family oxidoreductase, which yields MAEEKTLQPPQQQQPPGKESEMQPKPKADDAKYQGSGKLKDKVALITGGDSGIGRAVAIAFAKEGADVAIVYLNEHDDAKETKHLVEQQGRRAVAIAGDIGDENFCQQTIQQTIGEFGKLDILVNNAAEQHPQESIEDITKEQLERTFRTNIFSMFFLTKAALKHLQEGSAIINTTSVTAYKGNPQLLDYSSTKGAIVAFTRSLSKSLVEKNIRVNAVAPGPIWTPLIPSTFPEEKVENFGKQVPMKRAGQPEEVAPSYVFLASDDSSYMSGQVLHPNGGDVVNG from the coding sequence ATGGCAGAAGAGAAGACTTTACAACCACCCCAGCAACAGCAGCCGCCTGGTAAAGAATCTGAAATGCAGCCAAAACCCAAGGCAGATGATGCCAAATATCAGGGTAGTGGCAAATTAAAAGATAAAGTAGCACTAATTACAGGTGGTGACAGTGGTATTGGCCGTGCAGTGGCGATCGCGTTTGCTAAAGAAGGCGCAGATGTGGCGATCGTTTACTTGAACGAACACGATGATGCTAAAGAAACCAAACATTTAGTAGAACAACAAGGTCGGCGTGCAGTTGCGATCGCAGGTGATATTGGTGATGAAAATTTCTGCCAACAAACTATACAACAAACAATAGGTGAATTTGGTAAGCTCGATATTCTTGTTAACAATGCAGCTGAACAACATCCTCAAGAAAGTATCGAGGATATTACTAAAGAGCAGTTAGAACGCACTTTTCGCACCAATATTTTCTCGATGTTCTTCTTAACAAAAGCAGCATTAAAACATTTGCAAGAAGGCAGTGCCATTATTAATACCACATCAGTAACAGCTTATAAAGGTAACCCCCAACTCCTTGACTACTCTTCTACTAAAGGTGCAATTGTTGCCTTTACTCGTTCCTTATCAAAAAGCTTGGTAGAAAAAAATATTCGGGTAAATGCCGTAGCACCAGGGCCAATTTGGACACCTTTAATTCCTTCAACTTTTCCCGAAGAGAAAGTAGAAAATTTTGGTAAACAAGTTCCCATGAAAAGAGCCGGACAACCTGAAGAAGTTGCCCCTAGCTATGTATTTTTAGCTTCTGACGATAGTTCTTATATGTCTGGTCAAGTCTTACATCCTAATGGGGGAGATGTAGTCAACGGCTAA